From Vitis vinifera cultivar Pinot Noir 40024 chromosome 5, ASM3070453v1, the proteins below share one genomic window:
- the LOC100853627 gene encoding protein GFS12 isoform X3, translating to MISALAPVARIGICSDFIFEELASDFSSGSVEDHVLCSLSLLIEGKATGRDSINFLNLVGIPSFNEDIFPGCLMHPNIAPILGMLKTSDYVNLVLPKAPYTLENILHYSPNALNSEWHMKFLIYQLLSALAYIHGLGVTHGNICPSNVMLTDSCWSWLRICDNPWLRSNLSSGNEECAIISSSRLGCFIAGCPSQDLYADLKLSPSIDWHLNFDRWWRGDLSNFEYLLILNRLAGRRWGDHTFHTVMPWVIDFSIKPDENVDEGWRDLSKSKWRLAKGDEQLDFTYSTSEIPHHVSEECLSELAVCSYKARRLPLSVLRLAVRSVYEPNEYPSNMQRLYQWTPDECIPEFYCDPQIFRSLHSGMADLAVPSWARSPEEFIKVHRDALESDRVSCQIHHWIDITFGYKMSGQAALAAKNVMLPSTEPMMPRSVGRRQLFTQPHPTRQCATWKTGNSTNKLAVHQCQGSELVGEKPLLPQTVYLQDLEEAAAFSEHAWHLSPLYCYHPKNLADDVSSVEEPPSESSKKGISKTPELGNKNGVPSEIDLNYLLDYIEVDDEGSVGYQELLLWRQKSYCSKALSEDVAKDIFSVGCILAELHLRRPLFDSTSLAMYLENGILPGLIQELPPHTKALVEACILKDWRRRPSAKSLFESPYFLTTVRSSYLFVAPLQLLAKDGSHLRYAANFAKQGALKAMRAFGAEMCAPYCLPLVVAPLSDTEAEWAYILLKEFLKCLKSKAVKSLVLPAIQKILQATGYSHLKVSLLQDSFVREVWNRVGKQTYLEMVHPLVISNLFVAPHKSSASAASVLLIGFSEELGVPITVHQTVLPLIHCFGKGLCTDGIDVLVRIGGLFGENFIARHILPLLKNVVRYCIDVSSMNKPEPMQSWSALALIDCLMAFEGLVTVLPKEAVVKELTEDQSFVHVMVLMQANLEIPVLQVAANYLIALCQRIGPDLTAFHVLPKLKELFDELAFSQETANGSGSLGRALKFSKSKVDEDAQMGSRMDLVLLLYPSFASLLGIEKLRQCCATWLLLEQYLLRCHNWKWEHTGESSRTGAENISANRPIFSKGSVSEYNPAKLLLNGVGWSIPQSQGIRGAKNLIAQKRFYSLHQDPVQRHAASSSIGKREPWFWFPSPAASWDGPDFLGRVGGLKDELPWKIRASVIHSARAHHGALRSLAVCQDECTVFTAGVGPGFKGTIQRWELTGIDCVSGYYGHEEVVNDICILSSSGRVASCDGTIHIWNSQTGKLIKVFSEPSADSLHLASPLSSASKINNDQANMLNPNSLTSGILTSAFDGSLYTCMHLLESVEKLVVGTGNGSLRFIDVVQGQKLHLWRSESIDSGFPSFVSAVCSCGSDRMQVDGASALPSWIAAGFSSGSCRLLDVRSGNLIASWRAHDGYITKLAAREDHLLVSSSLDRTLRIWDLRRGWSAEPIIFRGHTDGVSGFSVWGQDIISISKNKIGLSSLSRSADEEGQHWVTPQKLYMPDRGTRHLSVLSSISILPFSRLFLVGTEDGYLRICC from the exons ATGATTAGCGCATTGGCCCCAGTTGCTCGGATTGGCATTTGTTCTGACTTCATATTTGAAGAGCTTGCTTCCGACTTCTCATCTGGGTCTGTGGAAGATCATGTATTGTGCTCACTTAGCCTTCTGATTGAAGGAAAAGCAACCGGTCGAGATAGCATAAACTTTCTTAATTTAGTTGGCATACCATCATTCAATGAGGATATCTTCCCTGGTTGTCTGATGCATCCAAACATAGCCCCCATTCTTGGAATGCTAAAAACATCTGATTATGTTAATTTAGTGCTTCCAAAAGCTCCTTATACCTTGGAAAACATTCTTCATTATAGCCCCAATGCCTTAAATTCCGAGTGGCATATGAAGTTTTTGATTTATCAGCTACTCTCTGCTCTAGCTTATATCCATGGTTTAGGGGTTACCCATGGCAATATATGCCCATCTAATGTAATGTTGACTGATTCATGCTGGTCTTGGCTGCGCATTTGTGATAACCCATGGTTAAGGTCCAATCTAAGTTCAGGAAATGAAGAATGTGCCATTATTTCCTCCTCAAGGTTGGGTTGTTTCATTGCAGGCTGTCCTTCTCAAGATCTTTATGCTGATTTGAAGCTTTCCCCATCTATAGATTGGCATTTGAATTTTGATCGGTGGTGGAGGGGAGATCTAAGTAATTTTGAGTACCTACTCATCTTAAACAGGTTAGCTGGGAGAAGGTGGGGAGATCACACATTCCACACGGTAATGCCATGGGTAATAGATTTCAGCATAAAACCTGATGAGAATGTTGATGAAGGGTGGCGGGATTTAAGCAAGAGCAAATGGCGGTTGGCAAAAGGTGATGAGCAATTGGACTTCACGTATTCAACTTCTGAAATCCCACATCATGTATCAGAGGAGTGCCTTTCTGAACTTGCTGTATGTAGTTATAAAGCAAGGAGGTTACCTTTGAGTGTTCTGCGTCTGGCTGTCCGTTCAGTCTATGAGCCTAATGAGTATCCTTCCAATATGCAAAGACTTTATCAATGGACCCCAGATGAATGCATCCCAGAGTTCTACTGTGATCCTCAAATTTTTCGTTCTCTGCACTCTGGTATGGCTGATTTAGCAGTACCCTCATGGGCAAGAAGTCCTGAGGAATTCATTAAAGTGCATCGAGATGCGTTAGAAAGTGACCGAGTCTCATGCCAAATCCATCATTGGATTGATATCACCTTTGGATACAAAATGTCCGGCCAGGCAGCTTTGGCTGCCAAGAATGTTATGCTGCCTTCAACAGAGCCCATGATGCCAAGGTCGGTGGGACGCCGCCAGCTCTTCACTCAACCTCACCCTACTCGTCAATGTGCTACCTGGAAAACAGGTAACAGCACCAATAAATTAGCTGTTCATCAATGCCAAGGGAGTGAATTAGTGGGTGAGAAACCTCTCCTTCCTCAAACTGTGTATTTACAAGACTTAGAAGAAGCAGCTGCATTTTCTGAACATGCTTGGCATTTGAGTCCTCTCTATTGCTATCATCCCAAAAATCTTGCTGATGATGTCTCATCTGTAGAAGAGCCACCAAGTGAGAGTTCTAAAAAAGGCATATCTAAGACACCTGAACTTGGCAACAAGAATGGGGTCCCATCTGAGATTGATTTAAATTATCTTCTTGATTATATTGAAGTGGATGATGAAGGTTCTGTGGGATATCAAGAGTTATTACTTTGGAGGCAGAAGTCATATTGTTCAAAGGCTCTTTCTGAAGATGTTGCCAAGGACATATTTTCTGTTGGTTGCATTTTAGCAGAACTTCACTTGAGGAGGCCACTTTTTGATTCAACATCACTAGCCATGTACTTAGAGAATGGCATCTTACCTGGATTAATACAGGAACTTCCTCCTCACACTAAAGCACTTGTTGAAGCATGCATTCTGAAGGATTGGAGAAG GAGGCCCTCTGCCAAAAGCCTTTTCGAATCTCCATACTTTCTCACAACAGTCAGGTCATCCTACTTGTTTGTTGCCCCACTTCAGCTTTTAGCAAAAGATGGATCGCATCTTCGATATGCTGCAAATTTTGCAAAACAAGGAGCCTTGAAAGCAATGAGAgcatttggagctgaaatgtgTGCTCCCTATTGCTTGCCACTTGTGGTGGCTCCATTATCAGATACTGAGGCCGAGTGGGCTTATATACTTCTAAAAGAGTTCTTAAAATGTTTGAAGTCAAAAGCAGTAAAGTCATTGGTCTTGCCTGCCATCCAGAAGATTCTACAG GCTACAGGTTATTCACATTTGAAAGTTTCTCTTCTCCAAGACTCATTTGTGCGGGAGGTATGGAACCGGGTTGGTAAACAAACATATCTGGAGATGGTGCATCCTTTGGTGATATCAAATTTGTTTGTTGCTCCTCATAAGAGTTCAGCTTCTGCTGCTTCTGTTCTGCTGATTGGCTTTAGTGAAGAGCTTGGAGTACCGATAACAGTTCATCag ACAGTCTTGCCTCTGATTCACTGTTTTGGGAAAGGACTCTGCACTGATGGAATTGATGTGCTGGTTAGAATAG GTGGACTTTTTGGGGAGAACTTCATTGCCAGACATATTCTACCATTGCTGAAAAACGTTGTCCGTTATTGTATTGATGTTTCATCTATGAATAAGCCTGAGCCTATGCAGAGCTGGAGTGCTTTAGCCCTTATTGATTGTCTAATGGCATTCGAAGGTCTTGTTACAGTCTTGCCAAAGGAGGCAGTTGTAAAGGAGCTTACTGAA GATCAAAGTTTTGTGCATGTTATGGTCCTTATGCAGGCGAATTTGGAAATTCCAGTGCTCCAG GTTGCTGCTAACTATCTTATTGCACTCTGTCAGCGGATTGGACCAGATTTAACAGCTTTTCATGTTCTGCCAAAACTCAAAGAGCTGTTTGATGAGCTTGCTTTTTCTCAGGAAACTGCCAATGGATCTGGCTCTCTAGGAAGAGCCTTGAAGTTTTCCAAATCAAAAGTAGATGAGGATGCTCAAATGGGAAGCCGTATGGACCTTGT GTTGCTTTTATATCCTTCTTTTGCATCTCTTCTTGGAATAGAGAAACTTCGCCAGTGTTGTGCTACATGGTTGCTTCTTGAACAATACCTTCTACGCTGTCATAATTGGAAG TGGGAACATACAGGTGAATCATCTCGAACTGGTGCAGAAAATATAAGTGCTAATAGGCCCATTTTCAGCAAAGGCTCTGTGTCTGAGTACAATCCTGCTAAACTGTTGCTTAATGGAGTTGGGTGGTCAATACCACAGTCACAAGGAATTAGAGGTGCTAAAAACTTGATTGCTCAAAAAAGGTTTTATAGTCTTCATCAGGACCCAGTTCAAAGGCATGCAGCATCTTCAAGCATTGGGAAGCGTGAACCCTGGTTCTGGTTCCCTAGTCCCGCTGCTAGCTGGGATGGTCCTGATTTTCTTGGTCGTGTAGGGGGTCTAAAAGATGAACTTCCATGGAAGATCAGAGCCTCTGTTATACACTCTGCACGTGCCCATCATGGAGCTCTGAGATCTTTAGCTGTTTGCCAAGATGAGTGTACAGTTTTCACTGCTGGAGTTGGCCCAGGATTCAAGGGAACTATTCAGAGGTGGGAATTGACCGGAATTGACTGCGTCTCTGGCTATTATGGCCATGAGGAG GTTGTGAATGATATTTGCATCTTGTCATCAAGCGGAAGGGTAGCTTCTTGTGATGGAACAATACATATTTGGAATAGCCAAACAGGAAAGctaataaaagtattttctgAACCATCAGCAGACTCTCTGCATCTTGCAAGTCCTTTATCTTCTGCATCAAAGATTAACAATGACCAAGCCAATATGCTGAATCCCAATTCATTGACAAGTGGGATACTGACTAGTGCATTTGATGGAAGCTTGTACACTTGTATGCATCTCTTGGAATCTGTTGAAAAGCTTGTAGTTGGAACAGGAAATGGTTCTCTCag ATTCATTGATGTTGTGCAAGGTcaaaaacttcatttgtggaGAAGTGAATCTATCGATTCTGGGTTCCCTTCTTTTGTCTCTGCTGTTTGTTCATGTGGATCTGACAGAATGCAAGTAGATGGAGCTTCTGCTTTACCATCTTGGATTGCAGCTGGATTTAGTTCTGGTAGTTGCAGGTTGCTTGATGTGAGGAGTGGCAATCTGATTGCCTCTTGGCGTGCTCATGATGGATATATCACAAAG TTGGCTGCACGGGAGGATCATCTGCTCGTGTCCAGCTCTCTTGATAGGACTTTACGAATTTGGGACCTCAGAAG GGGTTGGTCAGCAGAACCTATCATTTTCAGAGGTCATACAGATGGTGTATCTGGATTTTCTGTATGGGGCCAagatataatttcaatttccaaaaacaAGATTGGACTCTCTTCTTTATCCAGATCTGCAGATGAG GAAGGGCAGCATTGGGTAACACCTCAGAAACTTTACATGCCAGATCGCGGAACAAGACACTTGTCAGTGCTATCAAGCATAAGCATTCTGCCCTTCTCACGTTTATTTCTTGTTGGAACTGAAGATGGTTACCTGAGAATCTGCTGTTAG
- the LOC100853627 gene encoding protein GFS12 isoform X1 encodes MEDEPCFECLQRRFQSDFSNKLIFSYGVSDSGLPFGSGAVVQMANPNGEAASAEFILVCMPTHANDCLAKYVDEYFMENPEGSYKEGIGDIIVSEINQHQAEVGVPNLTDETASSDSLLNRSESLLNGDRKIILAGLRSRSSKCNHSSRFSCSRMISALAPVARIGICSDFIFEELASDFSSGSVEDHVLCSLSLLIEGKATGRDSINFLNLVGIPSFNEDIFPGCLMHPNIAPILGMLKTSDYVNLVLPKAPYTLENILHYSPNALNSEWHMKFLIYQLLSALAYIHGLGVTHGNICPSNVMLTDSCWSWLRICDNPWLRSNLSSGNEECAIISSSRLGCFIAGCPSQDLYADLKLSPSIDWHLNFDRWWRGDLSNFEYLLILNRLAGRRWGDHTFHTVMPWVIDFSIKPDENVDEGWRDLSKSKWRLAKGDEQLDFTYSTSEIPHHVSEECLSELAVCSYKARRLPLSVLRLAVRSVYEPNEYPSNMQRLYQWTPDECIPEFYCDPQIFRSLHSGMADLAVPSWARSPEEFIKVHRDALESDRVSCQIHHWIDITFGYKMSGQAALAAKNVMLPSTEPMMPRSVGRRQLFTQPHPTRQCATWKTGNSTNKLAVHQCQGSELVGEKPLLPQTVYLQDLEEAAAFSEHAWHLSPLYCYHPKNLADDVSSVEEPPSESSKKGISKTPELGNKNGVPSEIDLNYLLDYIEVDDEGSVGYQELLLWRQKSYCSKALSEDVAKDIFSVGCILAELHLRRPLFDSTSLAMYLENGILPGLIQELPPHTKALVEACILKDWRRRPSAKSLFESPYFLTTVRSSYLFVAPLQLLAKDGSHLRYAANFAKQGALKAMRAFGAEMCAPYCLPLVVAPLSDTEAEWAYILLKEFLKCLKSKAVKSLVLPAIQKILQATGYSHLKVSLLQDSFVREVWNRVGKQTYLEMVHPLVISNLFVAPHKSSASAASVLLIGFSEELGVPITVHQTVLPLIHCFGKGLCTDGIDVLVRIGGLFGENFIARHILPLLKNVVRYCIDVSSMNKPEPMQSWSALALIDCLMAFEGLVTVLPKEAVVKELTEDQSFVHVMVLMQANLEIPVLQVAANYLIALCQRIGPDLTAFHVLPKLKELFDELAFSQETANGSGSLGRALKFSKSKVDEDAQMGSRMDLVLLLYPSFASLLGIEKLRQCCATWLLLEQYLLRCHNWKWEHTGESSRTGAENISANRPIFSKGSVSEYNPAKLLLNGVGWSIPQSQGIRGAKNLIAQKRFYSLHQDPVQRHAASSSIGKREPWFWFPSPAASWDGPDFLGRVGGLKDELPWKIRASVIHSARAHHGALRSLAVCQDECTVFTAGVGPGFKGTIQRWELTGIDCVSGYYGHEEVVNDICILSSSGRVASCDGTIHIWNSQTGKLIKVFSEPSADSLHLASPLSSASKINNDQANMLNPNSLTSGILTSAFDGSLYTCMHLLESVEKLVVGTGNGSLRFIDVVQGQKLHLWRSESIDSGFPSFVSAVCSCGSDRMQVDGASALPSWIAAGFSSGSCRLLDVRSGNLIASWRAHDGYITKLAAREDHLLVSSSLDRTLRIWDLRRGWSAEPIIFRGHTDGVSGFSVWGQDIISISKNKIGLSSLSRSADEEGQHWVTPQKLYMPDRGTRHLSVLSSISILPFSRLFLVGTEDGYLRICC; translated from the exons ATGGAGGATGAACCGTGCTTCGAGTGCCTTCAGCGTCGATTTCAATCCGATTTCTCCAACAAACTGATATTCTCCTATGGCGTCTCCGATTCTGGCCTCCCCTTCGGCTCTGGTGCCGTTGTTCAG ATGGCCAATCCTAATGGAGAGGCGGCGTCAGCTGAGTTCATATTGGTGTGTATGCCCACTCATGCTAACGATTGCCTCGCCAAATACGT TGATGAGTATTTTATGGAAAATCCTGAAGGCAGTTACAAGGAGGGGATTGGTGACATCATTGTATCAGAAATAAATCAACATCAAGCAGAGGTTGGTGTTCCAAATCTCACTGATGAAACTGCTTCTTCAGATTCTTTATTGAACAGATCTGAGTCTTTGTTGAATGGTGATAGAAAAATAATCCTGGCTGGATTAAGGTCCAGAAGTTCTAAATGTAACCATTCCAGTAGGTTTTCTTGTTCAAGGATGATTAGCGCATTGGCCCCAGTTGCTCGGATTGGCATTTGTTCTGACTTCATATTTGAAGAGCTTGCTTCCGACTTCTCATCTGGGTCTGTGGAAGATCATGTATTGTGCTCACTTAGCCTTCTGATTGAAGGAAAAGCAACCGGTCGAGATAGCATAAACTTTCTTAATTTAGTTGGCATACCATCATTCAATGAGGATATCTTCCCTGGTTGTCTGATGCATCCAAACATAGCCCCCATTCTTGGAATGCTAAAAACATCTGATTATGTTAATTTAGTGCTTCCAAAAGCTCCTTATACCTTGGAAAACATTCTTCATTATAGCCCCAATGCCTTAAATTCCGAGTGGCATATGAAGTTTTTGATTTATCAGCTACTCTCTGCTCTAGCTTATATCCATGGTTTAGGGGTTACCCATGGCAATATATGCCCATCTAATGTAATGTTGACTGATTCATGCTGGTCTTGGCTGCGCATTTGTGATAACCCATGGTTAAGGTCCAATCTAAGTTCAGGAAATGAAGAATGTGCCATTATTTCCTCCTCAAGGTTGGGTTGTTTCATTGCAGGCTGTCCTTCTCAAGATCTTTATGCTGATTTGAAGCTTTCCCCATCTATAGATTGGCATTTGAATTTTGATCGGTGGTGGAGGGGAGATCTAAGTAATTTTGAGTACCTACTCATCTTAAACAGGTTAGCTGGGAGAAGGTGGGGAGATCACACATTCCACACGGTAATGCCATGGGTAATAGATTTCAGCATAAAACCTGATGAGAATGTTGATGAAGGGTGGCGGGATTTAAGCAAGAGCAAATGGCGGTTGGCAAAAGGTGATGAGCAATTGGACTTCACGTATTCAACTTCTGAAATCCCACATCATGTATCAGAGGAGTGCCTTTCTGAACTTGCTGTATGTAGTTATAAAGCAAGGAGGTTACCTTTGAGTGTTCTGCGTCTGGCTGTCCGTTCAGTCTATGAGCCTAATGAGTATCCTTCCAATATGCAAAGACTTTATCAATGGACCCCAGATGAATGCATCCCAGAGTTCTACTGTGATCCTCAAATTTTTCGTTCTCTGCACTCTGGTATGGCTGATTTAGCAGTACCCTCATGGGCAAGAAGTCCTGAGGAATTCATTAAAGTGCATCGAGATGCGTTAGAAAGTGACCGAGTCTCATGCCAAATCCATCATTGGATTGATATCACCTTTGGATACAAAATGTCCGGCCAGGCAGCTTTGGCTGCCAAGAATGTTATGCTGCCTTCAACAGAGCCCATGATGCCAAGGTCGGTGGGACGCCGCCAGCTCTTCACTCAACCTCACCCTACTCGTCAATGTGCTACCTGGAAAACAGGTAACAGCACCAATAAATTAGCTGTTCATCAATGCCAAGGGAGTGAATTAGTGGGTGAGAAACCTCTCCTTCCTCAAACTGTGTATTTACAAGACTTAGAAGAAGCAGCTGCATTTTCTGAACATGCTTGGCATTTGAGTCCTCTCTATTGCTATCATCCCAAAAATCTTGCTGATGATGTCTCATCTGTAGAAGAGCCACCAAGTGAGAGTTCTAAAAAAGGCATATCTAAGACACCTGAACTTGGCAACAAGAATGGGGTCCCATCTGAGATTGATTTAAATTATCTTCTTGATTATATTGAAGTGGATGATGAAGGTTCTGTGGGATATCAAGAGTTATTACTTTGGAGGCAGAAGTCATATTGTTCAAAGGCTCTTTCTGAAGATGTTGCCAAGGACATATTTTCTGTTGGTTGCATTTTAGCAGAACTTCACTTGAGGAGGCCACTTTTTGATTCAACATCACTAGCCATGTACTTAGAGAATGGCATCTTACCTGGATTAATACAGGAACTTCCTCCTCACACTAAAGCACTTGTTGAAGCATGCATTCTGAAGGATTGGAGAAG GAGGCCCTCTGCCAAAAGCCTTTTCGAATCTCCATACTTTCTCACAACAGTCAGGTCATCCTACTTGTTTGTTGCCCCACTTCAGCTTTTAGCAAAAGATGGATCGCATCTTCGATATGCTGCAAATTTTGCAAAACAAGGAGCCTTGAAAGCAATGAGAgcatttggagctgaaatgtgTGCTCCCTATTGCTTGCCACTTGTGGTGGCTCCATTATCAGATACTGAGGCCGAGTGGGCTTATATACTTCTAAAAGAGTTCTTAAAATGTTTGAAGTCAAAAGCAGTAAAGTCATTGGTCTTGCCTGCCATCCAGAAGATTCTACAG GCTACAGGTTATTCACATTTGAAAGTTTCTCTTCTCCAAGACTCATTTGTGCGGGAGGTATGGAACCGGGTTGGTAAACAAACATATCTGGAGATGGTGCATCCTTTGGTGATATCAAATTTGTTTGTTGCTCCTCATAAGAGTTCAGCTTCTGCTGCTTCTGTTCTGCTGATTGGCTTTAGTGAAGAGCTTGGAGTACCGATAACAGTTCATCag ACAGTCTTGCCTCTGATTCACTGTTTTGGGAAAGGACTCTGCACTGATGGAATTGATGTGCTGGTTAGAATAG GTGGACTTTTTGGGGAGAACTTCATTGCCAGACATATTCTACCATTGCTGAAAAACGTTGTCCGTTATTGTATTGATGTTTCATCTATGAATAAGCCTGAGCCTATGCAGAGCTGGAGTGCTTTAGCCCTTATTGATTGTCTAATGGCATTCGAAGGTCTTGTTACAGTCTTGCCAAAGGAGGCAGTTGTAAAGGAGCTTACTGAA GATCAAAGTTTTGTGCATGTTATGGTCCTTATGCAGGCGAATTTGGAAATTCCAGTGCTCCAG GTTGCTGCTAACTATCTTATTGCACTCTGTCAGCGGATTGGACCAGATTTAACAGCTTTTCATGTTCTGCCAAAACTCAAAGAGCTGTTTGATGAGCTTGCTTTTTCTCAGGAAACTGCCAATGGATCTGGCTCTCTAGGAAGAGCCTTGAAGTTTTCCAAATCAAAAGTAGATGAGGATGCTCAAATGGGAAGCCGTATGGACCTTGT GTTGCTTTTATATCCTTCTTTTGCATCTCTTCTTGGAATAGAGAAACTTCGCCAGTGTTGTGCTACATGGTTGCTTCTTGAACAATACCTTCTACGCTGTCATAATTGGAAG TGGGAACATACAGGTGAATCATCTCGAACTGGTGCAGAAAATATAAGTGCTAATAGGCCCATTTTCAGCAAAGGCTCTGTGTCTGAGTACAATCCTGCTAAACTGTTGCTTAATGGAGTTGGGTGGTCAATACCACAGTCACAAGGAATTAGAGGTGCTAAAAACTTGATTGCTCAAAAAAGGTTTTATAGTCTTCATCAGGACCCAGTTCAAAGGCATGCAGCATCTTCAAGCATTGGGAAGCGTGAACCCTGGTTCTGGTTCCCTAGTCCCGCTGCTAGCTGGGATGGTCCTGATTTTCTTGGTCGTGTAGGGGGTCTAAAAGATGAACTTCCATGGAAGATCAGAGCCTCTGTTATACACTCTGCACGTGCCCATCATGGAGCTCTGAGATCTTTAGCTGTTTGCCAAGATGAGTGTACAGTTTTCACTGCTGGAGTTGGCCCAGGATTCAAGGGAACTATTCAGAGGTGGGAATTGACCGGAATTGACTGCGTCTCTGGCTATTATGGCCATGAGGAG GTTGTGAATGATATTTGCATCTTGTCATCAAGCGGAAGGGTAGCTTCTTGTGATGGAACAATACATATTTGGAATAGCCAAACAGGAAAGctaataaaagtattttctgAACCATCAGCAGACTCTCTGCATCTTGCAAGTCCTTTATCTTCTGCATCAAAGATTAACAATGACCAAGCCAATATGCTGAATCCCAATTCATTGACAAGTGGGATACTGACTAGTGCATTTGATGGAAGCTTGTACACTTGTATGCATCTCTTGGAATCTGTTGAAAAGCTTGTAGTTGGAACAGGAAATGGTTCTCTCag ATTCATTGATGTTGTGCAAGGTcaaaaacttcatttgtggaGAAGTGAATCTATCGATTCTGGGTTCCCTTCTTTTGTCTCTGCTGTTTGTTCATGTGGATCTGACAGAATGCAAGTAGATGGAGCTTCTGCTTTACCATCTTGGATTGCAGCTGGATTTAGTTCTGGTAGTTGCAGGTTGCTTGATGTGAGGAGTGGCAATCTGATTGCCTCTTGGCGTGCTCATGATGGATATATCACAAAG TTGGCTGCACGGGAGGATCATCTGCTCGTGTCCAGCTCTCTTGATAGGACTTTACGAATTTGGGACCTCAGAAG GGGTTGGTCAGCAGAACCTATCATTTTCAGAGGTCATACAGATGGTGTATCTGGATTTTCTGTATGGGGCCAagatataatttcaatttccaaaaacaAGATTGGACTCTCTTCTTTATCCAGATCTGCAGATGAG GAAGGGCAGCATTGGGTAACACCTCAGAAACTTTACATGCCAGATCGCGGAACAAGACACTTGTCAGTGCTATCAAGCATAAGCATTCTGCCCTTCTCACGTTTATTTCTTGTTGGAACTGAAGATGGTTACCTGAGAATCTGCTGTTAG